In Anaerococcus prevotii DSM 20548, the following are encoded in one genomic region:
- a CDS encoding single-stranded DNA-binding protein — MDREMININANLVKEAEFSEFEKDGENIQVANFALVKKYGKDKEYTNCSVYGEKVEIVKEFDKGDLIHVFGYFKENKKGDKVYKNFIVKSLNKIENKKENEEE; from the coding sequence ATGGATAGAGAAATGATAAATATTAATGCAAATTTAGTTAAGGAAGCTGAATTTTCAGAATTTGAAAAGGATGGAGAAAATATTCAAGTAGCAAATTTTGCTCTTGTAAAAAAATATGGAAAGGACAAAGAATATACAAATTGCTCAGTATATGGGGAAAAGGTAGAAATTGTAAAAGAATTTGATAAAGGAGATCTGATCCATGTCTTTGGATATTTCAAAGAAAACAAAAAAGGAGATAAGGTCTACAAGAATTTTATAGTTAAATCACTAAACAAAATAGAAAATAAGAAAGAAAACGAGGAGGAATAA
- a CDS encoding Maff2 family mobile element protein, whose translation MEFFTAGVGVLKTLVTAIGAGLGAWGVINLMEGYGNDNPGAKSQGIKQLMAGGGIVLIGIKLIPLLANVLN comes from the coding sequence ATGGAATTTTTTACAGCTGGAGTTGGAGTTTTAAAGACACTTGTAACTGCAATTGGTGCAGGTTTAGGAGCATGGGGAGTTATTAACTTAATGGAAGGTTATGGTAATGATAACCCTGGTGCTAAATCTCAAGGTATTAAGCAGCTTATGGCTGGTGGGGGAATTGTACTAATCGGTATTAAATTAATTCCACTACTTGCAAATGTTTTAAATTAG
- a CDS encoding VirB6/TrbL-like conjugal transfer protein, CD1112 family has product MFGIFDKLTEFFKDMLLGGIKANLESMFLDINDKVGVIATDVGKTPMGWNGEVYNFIKNINDNVIVPIAGLIITAVLCIELINMVMQKNNMHDTDTFEFFKYIIKMFIAVYLASHAFEFSMAVFDVAQNLVNKAAGVITTSATVSGDQIVAMVDTLKEKDVGALIMILVETSLVRIAIQCISLTITLIVYGRMFEIYVYSSVSSIPFATMGNKEWGQIGTNYIKGLFALGLQGLFLMVCLGIYTVLIRTVQITDIHASLFSILGYALLLGLMMFKSGTVAKSIMNTH; this is encoded by the coding sequence ATGTTTGGTATCTTTGACAAGCTAACTGAATTTTTTAAGGATATGCTACTCGGAGGTATCAAAGCAAATCTTGAGTCCATGTTCTTAGATATAAATGACAAGGTAGGAGTTATTGCAACTGATGTTGGGAAAACACCAATGGGTTGGAATGGAGAAGTATATAACTTTATAAAAAACATTAATGACAATGTGATTGTTCCAATAGCAGGTCTTATCATAACAGCAGTTTTATGTATTGAACTCATAAATATGGTTATGCAAAAAAATAATATGCATGATACAGATACTTTTGAGTTTTTCAAATACATTATAAAGATGTTTATAGCAGTCTACCTTGCAAGCCATGCCTTTGAATTTTCAATGGCAGTCTTTGATGTGGCACAAAATCTTGTAAACAAAGCGGCAGGGGTAATCACTACTTCTGCCACTGTTTCAGGAGATCAAATAGTTGCAATGGTTGATACATTAAAAGAAAAAGATGTTGGTGCATTAATAATGATATTAGTTGAAACAAGCCTTGTAAGGATTGCAATTCAATGTATATCTTTAACTATTACCTTAATAGTATATGGGCGTATGTTTGAAATATATGTCTACTCATCAGTATCATCCATACCATTTGCGACTATGGGAAATAAAGAATGGGGTCAGATTGGAACAAATTATATCAAGGGACTTTTTGCCTTGGGACTACAAGGTTTGTTTTTGATGGTATGTTTAGGTATCTACACTGTTTTAATAAGGACGGTACAGATTACAGATATTCACGCAAGCTTGTTTAGTATATTAGGATATGCTCTACTACTTGGACTTATGATGTTTAAGAGTGGAACAGTTGCAAAAAGTATTATGAATACGCACTAG
- a CDS encoding PrgI family protein translates to MAYVPIPKNLDKIKTKVAFNLTKRQLIGFSVAGLIGIPTYLFIKKYLPNDVSIIVMLIVTLPIFFITLYEKDTLTFEKYFKFFYLHKFYQPTKRIRKEAYIEAKKKANQRLKSKGKTIKKRPKGSKKAKNKERSNK, encoded by the coding sequence ATGGCGTATGTACCAATACCAAAAAATTTGGACAAGATTAAAACAAAGGTTGCCTTTAACTTAACCAAAAGACAACTTATAGGCTTTTCTGTGGCAGGGCTAATTGGCATACCAACCTATTTATTTATCAAGAAATATCTACCTAATGATGTTTCAATCATTGTAATGCTAATAGTAACCTTGCCAATCTTTTTTATAACCTTATATGAAAAAGATACCTTAACTTTTGAAAAATATTTTAAATTTTTCTATCTTCATAAGTTTTATCAACCAACTAAGAGAATAAGAAAGGAGGCATACATTGAAGCAAAGAAAAAAGCAAATCAGCGACTTAAATCTAAGGGAAAAACAATTAAAAAAAGACCGAAAGGAAGTAAGAAGGCTAAAAACAAAGAAAGATCCAACAAATAG
- a CDS encoding VirB4-like conjugal transfer ATPase, CD1110 family, giving the protein MKQRKKQISDLNLREKQLKKDRKEVRRLKTKKDPTNSLLSVILNKEKKRFTVEDTIPYIRMLPEGICQLDEKNYSKTISFQDINYQLALEEDRDLIFNQFANFLNSFDPSVHIELSYVNQLGRNRDLQDAIKIADKGDFYDDVRKEFREMLKLQLAKGNNGLKKMKYITFTTEADNLEQARAKLNRLEVDILSNFKSMGVRAESLDGEERLRLVHDMLNPDKNFDFSYKDLKKKESTKSHITPNIFNFAPANNFKFGKFIGAVSHFQILASELSDRMLSEFLDIDDNIYVAFHIDVVEQAEAIKLIKRKNTDLDRMKIEEQKKAVRAGYDMDIIPSDINTFGADVKSMLSDLQNRDERLFVVTIVMMNFARTNQKLENTIAQISSIANRHNCQVKRLSHQQEQGLVSVLPLGVNQVEIKRFLTSSSTAVFMPFTTEELFIDSANSLYYGLNALSQNLIMADRKKLKNPNGLILGTPGSGKSFSAKREMANAILVTDDDVIICDPEGEYSNLVKQFNGEVIKVSAKSKDYLNPLDINMNYGDGDAPLKDKANFIMSMLELVVGGSGLTAAEKSVIDRCLPKIYQKYFEDPKPENMPILGDLYDMLLSQEEGVGRKLATEMEIYVKGSLNVFNNRSNVDLNRQLLCFDIKELGTQLKKIGMLVIQDQVWNKVSLNRGSKSTRYYIDEFHLLLKDPQTASYSVEIWKRFRKWGGIPTGITQNVKDLLTSQEIENIFDNTDFVLMLNQASGDRDILAKKLKISPYQLNYITNSNAGEGLLFFGNTIVPFIDKFPKDTMLYKLMTTKPEEAK; this is encoded by the coding sequence TTGAAGCAAAGAAAAAAGCAAATCAGCGACTTAAATCTAAGGGAAAAACAATTAAAAAAAGACCGAAAGGAAGTAAGAAGGCTAAAAACAAAGAAAGATCCAACAAATAGTCTTCTAAGTGTAATTTTAAATAAAGAAAAAAAGAGATTTACAGTTGAGGACACAATTCCATATATAAGAATGTTACCAGAGGGCATTTGCCAGTTAGATGAAAAAAATTATTCAAAGACAATTTCATTTCAAGATATAAATTACCAGTTGGCATTGGAAGAAGATAGAGATTTAATCTTTAATCAATTTGCCAACTTTTTAAATTCTTTTGATCCAAGTGTCCACATTGAACTTTCATATGTAAATCAATTAGGAAGAAATAGAGACCTACAAGATGCAATTAAAATTGCTGATAAGGGAGACTTCTATGACGATGTAAGAAAAGAGTTTAGGGAGATGTTAAAGCTTCAACTTGCAAAGGGCAATAACGGACTTAAAAAGATGAAGTATATAACCTTTACCACAGAAGCCGATAACTTAGAGCAAGCAAGAGCAAAGTTAAATAGACTTGAAGTAGATATTTTATCTAACTTTAAATCTATGGGAGTAAGAGCAGAGAGCCTTGATGGCGAAGAAAGACTAAGACTTGTTCACGATATGTTAAATCCAGACAAAAACTTTGATTTTTCATATAAGGATTTGAAGAAGAAAGAGTCTACAAAGTCACATATAACTCCCAATATCTTTAATTTTGCACCAGCAAATAATTTTAAATTTGGCAAATTCATTGGAGCAGTAAGCCATTTTCAAATACTTGCAAGTGAGCTATCAGACAGAATGTTATCTGAGTTTTTAGATATTGATGACAATATTTATGTAGCTTTTCATATAGATGTAGTTGAACAAGCAGAAGCTATTAAACTCATTAAAAGAAAAAACACAGACCTAGACAGAATGAAAATCGAAGAACAAAAGAAAGCAGTTCGTGCTGGATATGATATGGATATTATCCCTTCAGATATAAATACTTTTGGGGCTGATGTTAAGTCCATGTTATCTGACTTACAAAATAGAGATGAAAGGCTCTTTGTAGTTACCATAGTAATGATGAATTTTGCTAGGACTAATCAAAAATTAGAAAATACCATTGCTCAAATATCATCAATTGCTAACAGACATAATTGTCAGGTAAAAAGATTATCTCATCAGCAAGAGCAAGGACTTGTTTCTGTCTTACCTTTAGGAGTTAATCAAGTCGAGATAAAAAGATTTTTAACTTCATCATCAACGGCAGTATTTATGCCTTTTACAACAGAAGAGCTATTTATTGATTCGGCAAATTCTTTGTACTATGGCTTAAATGCCCTTAGCCAAAACTTGATTATGGCAGATAGGAAGAAACTAAAGAACCCTAACGGATTAATATTAGGAACACCAGGTTCTGGTAAATCTTTCTCGGCAAAGAGAGAGATGGCAAATGCAATTCTTGTAACAGACGATGATGTAATTATTTGTGATCCTGAGGGCGAGTATTCAAACCTTGTAAAACAATTTAATGGAGAAGTTATTAAAGTTTCAGCAAAGTCAAAGGACTACCTAAATCCACTTGATATTAATATGAACTATGGAGATGGGGACGCACCTTTAAAGGATAAGGCAAACTTCATAATGTCTATGCTTGAACTTGTAGTAGGAGGATCTGGTCTTACTGCTGCAGAAAAATCTGTTATAGATAGGTGCTTACCAAAGATATATCAAAAATATTTTGAAGACCCCAAACCAGAAAATATGCCTATATTAGGAGATTTATACGATATGCTCCTATCTCAAGAAGAAGGAGTTGGTAGAAAGCTCGCAACAGAAATGGAAATTTATGTTAAGGGAAGTCTTAATGTATTTAATAATAGGTCAAATGTTGACTTAAATAGACAACTGCTCTGTTTTGATATAAAAGAGCTGGGAACACAACTTAAAAAAATAGGTATGCTTGTAATTCAAGACCAAGTTTGGAACAAGGTTTCCCTAAATAGAGGAAGCAAGTCTACAAGATACTATATAGATGAGTTCCACCTTTTATTAAAAGACCCACAAACTGCTTCATATTCAGTAGAAATCTGGAAAAGATTTAGAAAATGGGGCGGTATTCCAACAGGTATAACTCAAAACGTAAAAGACCTTTTAACAAGTCAGGAAATTGAAAATATCTTTGATAATACAGACTTTGTTCTAATGTTAAATCAAGCATCTGGAGATAGAGATATTCTTGCTAAAAAATTAAAAATATCGCCTTATCAGTTAAACTATATTACTAACTCAAATGCAGGTGAGGGACTATTATTCTTTGGAAATACCATTGTTCCATTTATTGATAAATTCCCTAAAGACACCATGCTATATAAGCTAATGACAACAAAACCAGAAGAAGCTAAGTAG
- a CDS encoding C40 family peptidase translates to MDKKLKKDFQKKIIRNRDAPEKNLESKLVHSDDYTNKIIKTKDRFGDKISEKESKLIHENVLSKDQKQDKLKDFQKAKNKERIRKEVLDNKDKANEVKQTNLEIRTDESFKLDEGLDVDFKKVNFDSENSKDINSTKLTTYDISAKAQPISNKKASSRRQVFKNYEDKIIHSKDKFQDKINEKESKRIHTSEDKPIESKKSKRIYKKDKLVKDEVSKNDSNSNIDKKQKQKLYQEKKFRDKEKISKEIDKESKLSQVDTDKTFDNSELKDNNLEFIKDEKEASLKLSEQKKVNKKKTYYKRKNYESDKFTRKKIDNLKNESKKVTMKDSKKAQDVKDFISDKKIGELEKSKSKLKDNILNNKTKGSLSSGVLLSGAKSSELVRDYLSSGSDNTGVESGEKVANVSSKLQHGIRKYKLDKKKKSLKKLSKLDKKIRKRKSKLEFKSGLEDLKKSDAYIKKNRFKKFYQRKQMKSMIAKKHETRLVDRVKKAILSLGKASKELIIRKSKMVLFLVIGLGLMLSIMIGGGSVGMSGLSNSVNSVMTTTYLSQDTVLSEVNQEFSSMEYDLQSQIESVKTSHPGYDEYIINKEGEISHNTHELLSYITSRCGEVKSASEVKGILKELFDKMYKLDFKEEIEIRTRTVARTRYDSRGNPYTSYEKEEYEYKKLIVTLKKKEMDEVVREIFKDYPDNVVHYEALLEAKGNMGDVFGSGNGNLGEIVDNPNFGNPGLAFDSATAKALFNEAEKHIGKRYVFGASGPSNFDCSGFVCWSFTKSGVKRMPRTTAWRIYKDYCNPVSPSEAQPGDIIFFHSTYNSGTPISHVGIYAGNGMMIHAGDPIQYTSINSKYWKSHFYGFGRPR, encoded by the coding sequence ATGGATAAAAAACTAAAAAAAGATTTTCAAAAGAAAATTATACGAAATAGGGACGCTCCTGAAAAGAATCTTGAAAGTAAACTTGTTCATTCAGATGATTATACCAATAAGATTATTAAGACTAAGGATAGGTTCGGAGATAAAATTTCAGAAAAGGAATCTAAACTTATTCATGAGAATGTATTATCCAAAGATCAAAAACAAGATAAACTAAAAGATTTTCAGAAGGCTAAAAACAAGGAAAGAATTAGAAAAGAAGTTTTAGATAATAAGGATAAGGCTAACGAAGTTAAACAGACTAATCTTGAAATAAGGACAGATGAAAGCTTTAAACTTGATGAAGGCTTAGATGTAGACTTCAAAAAGGTAAATTTTGATAGTGAAAACAGTAAAGATATTAATTCTACTAAACTAACAACATATGATATTTCAGCTAAGGCTCAACCAATAAGCAATAAGAAGGCATCAAGTAGAAGACAAGTTTTTAAAAATTATGAGGATAAAATTATCCATAGTAAGGATAAATTCCAAGACAAAATCAACGAGAAAGAGTCTAAGCGAATCCACACAAGTGAAGATAAACCTATTGAATCAAAGAAAAGCAAGAGAATATACAAAAAAGATAAGCTTGTTAAAGATGAAGTAAGTAAGAACGACAGTAATTCTAATATCGATAAAAAGCAAAAGCAGAAGCTTTATCAAGAAAAGAAGTTTAGAGATAAGGAAAAAATTTCTAAAGAAATAGATAAAGAAAGTAAGCTAAGCCAAGTTGATACAGATAAGACTTTTGATAATTCTGAGCTTAAAGACAATAATCTTGAATTTATAAAAGATGAAAAGGAAGCTAGCCTTAAACTTTCAGAACAAAAGAAAGTTAATAAAAAGAAGACTTACTACAAGAGAAAAAATTATGAAAGTGATAAATTCACTCGAAAGAAAATTGATAACTTAAAAAATGAATCTAAGAAAGTTACAATGAAAGATTCTAAGAAGGCACAAGACGTTAAAGACTTTATCTCAGATAAAAAGATTGGAGAACTTGAAAAGTCTAAAAGCAAGCTAAAGGATAATATCTTAAATAATAAAACTAAAGGAAGTCTATCTTCTGGGGTTTTATTATCTGGAGCTAAGTCTTCAGAGCTAGTGAGAGATTATCTAAGTTCAGGATCTGACAATACTGGTGTAGAATCTGGAGAAAAGGTCGCTAATGTAAGCTCTAAACTCCAGCATGGAATAAGGAAGTATAAGTTAGACAAAAAGAAAAAGTCCTTAAAAAAGCTATCTAAACTTGATAAGAAAATAAGAAAGAGAAAAAGCAAGTTGGAGTTTAAAAGTGGCTTGGAAGATTTAAAAAAGTCAGACGCCTATATCAAGAAAAATAGATTTAAGAAGTTTTATCAAAGAAAACAAATGAAAAGCATGATAGCTAAAAAGCACGAAACAAGACTTGTAGATAGAGTTAAAAAAGCTATTTTAAGTTTAGGTAAGGCTTCTAAAGAGCTAATCATAAGAAAAAGCAAGATGGTTCTATTTCTAGTAATAGGACTAGGTCTTATGCTATCAATCATGATTGGTGGTGGAAGTGTTGGCATGAGTGGTCTAAGCAACTCAGTAAACTCAGTAATGACAACAACATACCTATCACAAGATACAGTTCTAAGTGAAGTAAATCAAGAATTTTCATCAATGGAATATGACCTACAATCACAAATAGAAAGTGTAAAAACAAGTCATCCTGGATATGATGAATACATCATAAACAAAGAAGGAGAAATTAGTCATAATACTCATGAACTTTTATCCTATATAACTTCAAGATGTGGAGAAGTAAAATCAGCATCTGAAGTAAAAGGAATTCTAAAAGAACTTTTCGATAAGATGTATAAGCTTGATTTTAAGGAAGAAATTGAAATTAGAACAAGAACAGTAGCAAGAACTAGATATGATAGTCGTGGCAATCCTTATACTAGCTATGAAAAAGAAGAGTACGAATATAAAAAGTTAATTGTAACTTTAAAGAAAAAAGAAATGGATGAAGTTGTTAGGGAAATATTTAAAGATTATCCAGACAATGTAGTTCATTATGAAGCTCTTCTTGAAGCTAAGGGAAATATGGGAGATGTTTTTGGATCAGGTAATGGGAACTTAGGAGAAATAGTAGATAATCCAAACTTTGGAAATCCTGGTCTTGCTTTTGATTCAGCTACTGCCAAAGCCTTATTTAATGAAGCAGAAAAACATATAGGCAAAAGATATGTGTTTGGAGCAAGTGGACCATCTAACTTTGACTGCTCAGGATTTGTATGTTGGTCATTTACAAAGTCTGGTGTAAAGAGAATGCCAAGAACAACTGCATGGAGAATATACAAAGACTATTGTAATCCAGTAAGTCCAAGTGAAGCTCAACCTGGAGATATTATATTTTTCCACTCAACATATAACAGTGGAACACCAATATCTCACGTAGGAATATACGCAGGTAACGGAATGATGATTCACGCAGGAGATCCAATTCAATACACATCAATAAATTCAAAATATTGGAAATCACACTTTTATGGTTTTGGAAGACCAAGATAG